One stretch of Glycine soja cultivar W05 chromosome 7, ASM419377v2, whole genome shotgun sequence DNA includes these proteins:
- the LOC114419420 gene encoding GATA transcription factor 28-like: protein MDNSLNNPSDNGEDPPPPPPVPMQVDGFQPFHYANCSDEGEEAVPVTNASSAMHARASELTISFEGEVYVFPAVTPEKVQAVLLLLGAQEMTNSAPTSDILLQQNYQDIREINDPSRSSKLSRRFASLVRFREKRKERCFEKKIRYSCRKEVAQRMHRKNGQFASMKEDYKSPAENWDSSNGTPCPESTERRCQHCGISEKSTPAMRRGPAGPRSLCNACGLMWANKGTLRDLSKAARIAFEQNELDTSADIKPSTTEAEHSFAKQDKEGSPEETKPVQMDSSRSPEKTNDQFIIGTAESVTDNLSIQVENHALSLHEQDTLEDLADASGTEFEIPAGFDDQVDIDDSNMRTYWL, encoded by the exons ATGGATAACAGCCTGAACAATCCGAGCGACAACGGGGAAGACCCGCCACCGCCGCCGCCGGTTCCCATGCAAGTCGACGGCTTCCAACCGTTCCATTACGCCAATTGTTCCGATGAAGGGGAAGAAGCCGTTCCGGTCACCAATGCTTCTTCTGCTATGCACGCCAGAGCCAGCGAACTCACCATTTCCTTCGAAGGCGAAGTCTATGTTTTCCCAGCAGTTACGCCGGAAAAG GTGCAGGCCGTATTATTACTCTTGGGAGCGCAGGAAATGACAAATAGTGCCCCCACCTCTGACATTTTGCTGCAGCAAAACTATCAGGACATTAgg GAAATAAATGATCCTTCCCGAAGTTCAAAGCTTTCACGAAGATTTGCATCACTTGTTAGGTTTCGTGAAAAACGAAAAGAGAGATGTTTTGAGAAGAAAATCCGGTATTCTTGCCGTAAAGAGGTTGCCCAGAG GATGCATCGTAAGAATGGACAGTTTGCATCAATGAAGGAAGACTACAAATCTCCTGCTGAAAATTGGGATTCAAGCAATGGTACTCCTTGCCCAGAATCTAC TGAACGTAGATGCCAGCATTGTGGAATTAGTGAGAAGTCTACTCCAGCTATGCGTCGAGGACCAGCAGGTCCAAGATCTCTGTGCAATGCCTGTGGGCTCATGTGGGCAAATAAG GGAACTCTGAGAGATCTCAGCAAAGCAGCAAGGATTGCTTTTGAACAAAATGAactg GATACTTCAGCTGATATAAAGCCTTCAACAACAGAAGCCGAACATTCTTTTGCTAAGCAGGACAAGGAG GGAAGCCCTGAAGAAACTAAGCCTGTGCAAATGGATTCCAGTCGGTCACCTGAGAAGACAAATGACCAg tTTATTATCGGAACTGCTGAATCAGTTACTGACAACTTGTCCATCCAAGTGGAGAATCATGCTCTTAGTCTACATGAGCAG GATACTCTTGAGGATCTTGCTGATGCTTCCGGGACCGAATTTGAGATTcctgcaggttttgatgatcag GTTGACATTGATGATTCCAACATGAGGACTTACTGGCTGTGA
- the LOC114419419 gene encoding costars family protein-like translates to MNVEEEVQRLSQEIKRLGKVQADGSYKVTFGTLFNDDECANIFEALVGTLRAAKKRKVLTYEGELLLQGVHDNVEITLNPAPAEAAAAAN, encoded by the exons atgaatgttgaagaagagGTTCAGCGTCTCAGCCAAGAAATCAAGAGGCTTGGTAAGGTCCAAGCAGATGGTTCTTACAAg GTAACATTTGGAACACTATTTAACGATGATGAGTGTGCAAATATATTTGAAGCACTTGTTGGAACACTAAGAGCAGCGAAAAAGCGTAAAGTACTGACATACGAGGGTGAGCTACTGCTGCAAGGAGTCCATGACAATGTGGAAATCACTCTTAATCCTGCCCCTGCAGAAGCAGCAGCAGCTGCCAACTGA